The Saccharolobus shibatae B12 genomic interval AGGCTTTAGCTACTGCGTTAGCTAAGATTGAAATTTATATGCAAAACATTAGGATTGACCCATTCACTGGAATTATAGTGACAGCTCCACCAGTTAAGGTGGAAGAGAAAGATCCTCAATTGCTAGTTGAACAGTGGTTGAGAACTAAGGTTAGTGCATTTAAGGACATTTTATCCACACATCCCTATCCAGCTAGAAGAGCTCAAATGATTTATCGATTAATATATGGTAGTAATATATAGTCTACATGCTTCTAAATATAATATAGTTTCTCTATACGAAATCTTTATAAAGATGATTAATAAAGTGTATAATATGGGATTTAATGGGATAAAATTCGATACATCAGTTCCGGGAATGATACCATGGGAAATAGTAGTTGCTTATTTTATATTAGCGCCTTTAGTAGTTTACGGATTGGGCAGAAGACTAGTTAAGTCATCTTTCACAACAATTGACTTCGTTTACATTTCAATTGGAGGAGCATTTAGTGTAGTATGGGAATTTTATATGGGGAGTTTCATAGCGAGGTTCTTTCCTAGCTCTCCATTTATCGGTATTGAATTCTGGGGAAGGCTTTTCATACTTCTAATAGTCGCATCGCTGGTCAGAAAGCCTGGAGTCGGTGCAATGAGTTTAACGATTTATACATTATTGGCGGATTTGTTCCATTACGGCTTTGCTGGCCAGCCATTATATTTTATTTATGAGGCATTTACTTACGGTCTTTTCATAGATGCTGTGATTATAGCTACTAGGGGTAACCTATTCAACATTAGGTATAGCGATAGCAACGGAACTTCACTCAAGACAAAAAGAGTAGTATTGATTGCAATTGAAGGTACCATAATTGGTATACTATGTGCTATTCCAGACCCAATATTTTACCTAGGATTTCTAAATCCTTTAATAAATGGTGCTATAGTGAACTGGGTTACTATACAGTTCGACGTATTAGCTTTTATGCCTGGAGATACAATTGCCGGTATCTTAGGAGCCTTATCTGGACAGAGGGTAGCTAGGGCAGTTGGTCATTAATACTTATATTTCTATATTTCCTTATTTTTATGCATATGAAGATACTAGCAGTTTATAATCATCCGGTGGAAACGTTAGGAACGTTAAAGAAATTCTTACCTCGCGTTAATGAAATAATGGCTGAAGAACTTAAGGGAAATGAGCAATTTGACGCTTTAATAATAATGGGAGGGCCAATTGGAGTTTATGAAAGGGATAAATATCATTTTTTAAACGTTGAAATGGATTTAATAAAAAAGGCGTATAAGGAAAATAAGAGGATTTTAGGAGTTTGTTTAGGCTCTCAATTAATTGCAGAAGCCTTGGGTGGTAAAGTAATAAAAGGTGGTTTCGGGCAAGAGATTGGTATACAAAAGGTAAAGTTATTAGGGGAATTGAAGGATTTCACAAGCAAAGACGAACTTTCAGTGTTCCAATGGCATGGGGATACTTTTTCCTTACCGCAAGACGCAGTTCTCTTAGCTTATAGCAATAACTACTTCCAAGCCTTTAAGGTAAAGAGAGCTTTAGGTGTACAATTCCATTTGGAAGTTAATTCAGAAATGGTTAGTCAATGGGTTAAGCTTTACGGTGGAGATGAAAGTGTGGCGAACTACGTGAAGAGATTTGAGGGAGAACTTGAAGCTAATGCATTTAAGTTGATACAGTACTGGATGCAGTTGTGAGCTACTCCCTCCTGAACGGTAGACCCAAAATCTATTTTCAGAAATAATCCATTCCAAAATATTATAGAAATTAAGCAATTAAAATTTATAACTATCTGACAACTAACTAAAAATTTAAAGTAAAAATCTCACCAAATACTCCAATATTTATGTATTACTTAAGAAGCAGTAGTATAGTTCATGTTATTCTTCTCATATTTTCTCGTAGATGTTAGAAAAATGAAAAAGGAATACTTTAATTTCATGGAAATTCAGATAGAATCATTCCCTTTTGATATATATTATCATATATAAGATAATAGGCATTTATTAATCCATAATTATTATATTTAATTAAATGATTTTGGGAGTACCGGTTAGGGCGGGGTAGTTCACACTATAAAATATGTAGTAAAAAATTTTACCACTTAAAGTAATGTAATAGCAATTAACTTATTTTCAGTCATTTCAAGCATTGTCTCTCTAACTCCTTCTCTCCCAATACCTGTCTTCTTAAATCCGCCAAAGGGTAATGAGTCCCACCTTAGCCTAGTACTATCATTTATGATAACAGCACCAAACTTCAACTCCCTACTTAACTTCAAGGCCCTATTCACATCGTTAGTAAAGATTGCTGATTGCAAACCATACTCAGTTGAATTGGCTATTCGTATTGCCTCCTCATCACTCTTAACGCTCACAATTGGTACTATAGGTCCGAAGACTTCACTCTTTAAGACTAACATATCCAGTGAGGGATTGGTTACCATAGCCAGCGAGAAGAAACTTCCACTTTCTGGCCCCCTATTGAGGATCTCAACCCTTCCTCCCTTAACTTTAGCGTCTTCCAATACACTGTTTAAGTTTTCAACACTCTCCTTGTTGATTACTGGTCCAACGTCAGTAGTCTCATCCAAGGGGTCACCTACCTTTAACGCCTTAGCCTTCTCGTTAAACGCCTTTACGAACTTGTCGTATACCTCTTGCCTAACTATAATTCTCTTACCAGCATTACAGTTCTGTCCAGCGTACTCAAACCTAGCTCTAACAGCTATTGAAGAGGCCCTCTCTATGTTGGCGTCTTCTAAGACGATTATGGGATCTGAACCTCCCAACTCCATTATTATCCTCTTCCCTAATGAAACAGCTTTAGATGCTATTTTAAGACCAGTTTGCGTAGAACCAGTTAACGTAATCAAACCAACTAATGGGTGAGTGATTATCTCATCCCCGATCTCACTACTATAACCAGTGACCACTCTAACTGCACTATCAGGTAATCCAGCCTCAACCAATATTTTCTTCATCTCTACGGCTGCTAGAGGTGTATTTATACTTGGCTTAACCACTACTGAATTTCCCACTGCTAAAGCTGGGGCAACCTTGTGGGCAAAGGAGTTTATGGGGAAGTTGAAGGGTAAAATTGCAGTTACAACACCTATCGGTTCCCTAGTACTCACAACTATTCTATTCTCATTCCCAGGAGGGTACTCATAAGCATCTACCCTATAATTCTTACCTTCTAGAACCATTCCCACCTCTTCAGCGGCTTGTCTAAACAGTCTGGAAGCTCTTAATACTTCAACTCTGGAATCCCTAATCGGCTTACCGGCTTCCATTGCAAGTAGTCTAGCTAATCTCTCCTGCTCTCTTTCCAAAATTTCCGATACTTTCCTCAATATGGCAGTTCTCTTATATAGGGGCATCTTTGATATTATTTCAAATCCCTTATATGCCTCCTCTATCTCTCCCCTAACCTCGTCTTTATTCATTCTCTTCACAGTTCCAATTACCTTAAGATTAGAGGGCGAACGAACTTCAATAACCTCTAAACTCATCAAGTATATATTTACATTTGAAGTTTTTAAGCAATTATGAAATACTTAATCCAATTTTTAAACCTATAATACTTATAAGAGTTTTTTAAGCACATCCATCATTAGTTTAAAATAATTTAAAATAAAAGCATATCAATATGGACACATTGGATCCTCTGCAAATGGATTATTATACACTGCAAAAGCCCTAGCTCTACTCCCCCCGCAAATATTATTGAATTTGCAAACACCACATTTTCCATTAAACCGTCCATCTTTTATTATTTTCAAAACCTCTGACTTTCTATAGATATCGACGATACTCTCCTTCCTAACATTACCTAAGTACAATGGTAGGAAGCCACTTGGATAGACATCACCGTTGTAACCGATAAATATGACACCAGACCCGTCCCTTGTAGGTAAAACGCTCTTATCAACATCCTTTACTGGGTCACCTAACAGTTCACGTAATTTTGAAATCAGCTCGTTATTTTTAATAGTGTCTGGAGTATACTCAAGTTTAGCTCTCCTAAAGAATGGAGCTTCAACCGTTCTTACAACTAAATCGTATCTTGTGGTTTCGACTAGGAAGTCTATAACGTCTTTATATTTCTCTTTAGGAATATCTAGTTCTATTACACCTCTCCCCACTGGAATCAAGAAGAATACTTCCCAGATTTTCACTCCTAATTCCTTAAGCAATTTTACTAGGAAAGGTAATTCACTGTAACTCTTCTTCCAAACTAGGGTATTAACTTGAACTTGTATCCTGTACTTTAATCCAAGCGCTATTCCCCTTAAAGCATACTTGTAACTACCAAGCCCCCTTAACCAGTCATGGGTTTGTGAGGTAGCCCCATCTAGGCTAATTGACATGTATCTTGCGTAATTACTTATCATCTTCATGGTCTCATCGCTTAAACGATAAGAAGGGGAGGGTGCTATTGAAACTACTAATCCTAACGATTTGGCGTATTCCATTAGTTCGAAAATATCACTCCTACTTAACGGATCGCCACCAGTGAAAACTATAACAACTTTTCCAAATCTAGCTATATCTTCTAGTAGTTTCTTACTTTCTTTAGTACTAAGCTCTCCTGGTAACGGCTTATCTATGGCATTAGCTCTACAATGTTTACAACTCAATGGACAAGCTTTAGTTACTTCCCAGAAGACTAAATGTGGAGTGTTTTCAAAGGGCATAACGGATCATCTCCGTAAATGTCTTCATTCCAATAATACGCTCTCGCTCTATCTCCTCCTTTACAAGCGGATTTGTATTTACATTTATCACAATACTCTCCTTTCAAATACTTGTCCGTATTTATGAACAAGTCTGGAATATTCTTAATTATCTCCTTAAGCGGTTTTTCCCTAACGTTACCCAACTTGTAAAAGTCAATGAATTGACAAGGATAAACGTCACCGTTTGGATATATTGAGATCATTTTCCTCCCACATCCTCCACTATTTTCAACAAATTTCAAGTATTTTTCAAGTTCTTCCTCATTTCTGGCCAACTTTTTAGCAATGTAAACCCCATCAAATTGTCCTAATGTAGTCTCAATTTCTATCTTCCCACTTAGCTTAATTGCATAGTCAATCATTTTGTTAATGAAACTAACATATTCCTCCGGAGTATACATCCATTCCCTTAATTCCTTACCCCTACCACTGGCTGATAAATGGTAAAACGTTATTCTCTTAACTCCCAGTTTCAAGGCCAATTTCATGTACTCGTCTACTTGATGGATATTTTTAGCCGTAATAGTGAATCTAAGTCCAACGTTTAATCCTACGTTTATTGCATTTTCAATTCCCTTCACTGTCATGTTAAAGGCTCCAGTTAGACCTCTAAACTTATCATGAAATTCCGGATCGTAACTATCTAAACTTATACCTACATAAGAGAAATCCAATTCCTTCAATCTCTTAGCCACACTCTCACTTATCAATGTTCCATTGGTTGATAAGGCTAATTTTATTCCCTTACTCCTAGCATGTGATGCCAATTTAAAGAAGTCCCTTCTCATTAAAGGCTCTCCACCACTCATTATAATTAATGGGATCTTCATTTCAGCCATCTCGTCTATTAGCCTTAGTGCCTCTTCTGTAGTTAACCCATCCTCAACTTCTGATGATGCGTTAATATAGCAATGAAGACATTTCAGGTTGCATTTCCTCGTGAGATTCCACGTGGCAACTGGTCTAAATACGTCACTGAACTTACTAGGTCTATCCCTATTATATTCACCCTTAATGTGAAATGAAACTGTACCAGCATTAGTTACTAGAACGCTTATTGGAATCATAATAATAAAAAGGTATCTTAGTCATAAAAAAGCGATCCCTAATATTTTAGCAATTATTTTCTTAAACGGGGTTGTTTTGCACAACGACTCTTTTTACCCTCCTACACTTCTGCAATAGTTTTAACTTATTGACACTTGGGGGTATTATAAGCTCATCAACATCACTTATTTCTTGAATATATTTTTCTATATCGTCATCTGAAATACCAACTAGGTTTAATTTCTTTATGCCTTTAAATGCAATGGGTTTACCTGTTTGCATTATCTCCTCTTTGTTTACTGATAGTTCATCTATGTCGGAAATTATTATCAAATTACCCATTCCTTCCTTAAATCCTTCGATAAACGTCTTACCACTTTCAACTACTCCACTAGCAGTTCTTTTGGCAGCATCCGAGATGTCTAGAAATGTCTTGAAGGCTTGATTCGTAACTTCCCCGATGGTCTTACCAGATGATCTAGCAATTTCCGTTAGCTTTCTATATATTTTCTCATCTACTCCTCTTATTGTAATTGTTTTCTTATTGTTTTCGTTGTTTTCCTGATTCATATGCAAAACTTGTATTACATGTTTATAAACTTTTTCCTAAAACGCACTATCCTAAACTACTAGCTTACTCATATC includes:
- a CDS encoding type 1 glutamine amidotransferase codes for the protein MKILAVYNHPVETLGTLKKFLPRVNEIMAEELKGNEQFDALIIMGGPIGVYERDKYHFLNVEMDLIKKAYKENKRILGVCLGSQLIAEALGGKVIKGGFGQEIGIQKVKLLGELKDFTSKDELSVFQWHGDTFSLPQDAVLLAYSNNYFQAFKVKRALGVQFHLEVNSEMVSQWVKLYGGDESVANYVKRFEGELEANAFKLIQYWMQL
- a CDS encoding aldehyde dehydrogenase family protein — encoded protein: MSLEVIEVRSPSNLKVIGTVKRMNKDEVRGEIEEAYKGFEIISKMPLYKRTAILRKVSEILEREQERLARLLAMEAGKPIRDSRVEVLRASRLFRQAAEEVGMVLEGKNYRVDAYEYPPGNENRIVVSTREPIGVVTAILPFNFPINSFAHKVAPALAVGNSVVVKPSINTPLAAVEMKKILVEAGLPDSAVRVVTGYSSEIGDEIITHPLVGLITLTGSTQTGLKIASKAVSLGKRIIMELGGSDPIIVLEDANIERASSIAVRARFEYAGQNCNAGKRIIVRQEVYDKFVKAFNEKAKALKVGDPLDETTDVGPVINKESVENLNSVLEDAKVKGGRVEILNRGPESGSFFSLAMVTNPSLDMLVLKSEVFGPIVPIVSVKSDEEAIRIANSTEYGLQSAIFTNDVNRALKLSRELKFGAVIINDSTRLRWDSLPFGGFKKTGIGREGVRETMLEMTENKLIAITLL
- a CDS encoding TIGR04053 family radical SAM/SPASM domain-containing protein, whose product is MPFENTPHLVFWEVTKACPLSCKHCRANAIDKPLPGELSTKESKKLLEDIARFGKVVIVFTGGDPLSRSDIFELMEYAKSLGLVVSIAPSPSYRLSDETMKMISNYARYMSISLDGATSQTHDWLRGLGSYKYALRGIALGLKYRIQVQVNTLVWKKSYSELPFLVKLLKELGVKIWEVFFLIPVGRGVIELDIPKEKYKDVIDFLVETTRYDLVVRTVEAPFFRRAKLEYTPDTIKNNELISKLRELLGDPVKDVDKSVLPTRDGSGVIFIGYNGDVYPSGFLPLYLGNVRKESIVDIYRKSEVLKIIKDGRFNGKCGVCKFNNICGGSRARAFAVYNNPFAEDPMCPY
- a CDS encoding radical SAM/SPASM domain-containing protein — its product is MIPISVLVTNAGTVSFHIKGEYNRDRPSKFSDVFRPVATWNLTRKCNLKCLHCYINASSEVEDGLTTEEALRLIDEMAEMKIPLIIMSGGEPLMRRDFFKLASHARSKGIKLALSTNGTLISESVAKRLKELDFSYVGISLDSYDPEFHDKFRGLTGAFNMTVKGIENAINVGLNVGLRFTITAKNIHQVDEYMKLALKLGVKRITFYHLSASGRGKELREWMYTPEEYVSFINKMIDYAIKLSGKIEIETTLGQFDGVYIAKKLARNEEELEKYLKFVENSGGCGRKMISIYPNGDVYPCQFIDFYKLGNVREKPLKEIIKNIPDLFINTDKYLKGEYCDKCKYKSACKGGDRARAYYWNEDIYGDDPLCPLKTLHI